In a single window of the Centropristis striata isolate RG_2023a ecotype Rhode Island chromosome 18, C.striata_1.0, whole genome shotgun sequence genome:
- the extl3 gene encoding exostosin-like 3, with amino-acid sequence MQRGGGGLGAGGQPWVLRRVRLTWLSFMLFFILVFFPLIAHYYLTTIDEAGGPDKRIFPPRPGGELCEAKHVQDLCRIRESVSEELLQLEAKRQELNGEIARLNLRIEACKRSIDSAKQDLLQLKNVISQTEHSYKELMAQNQPKLSLPVRLLPDKEDPGLPPPKSARSCRLRSCFDYARCPLTSGFPVYVYDTGSYQWGDHLDPLVKQAFAASVKSNIYITDNPSIACLYLVLVGELQESSSPLPPPSELEKQLKALPYWRSDGHNHVLVHLSRKSMTQNFLYNVSTGRAAVAQSTFLEQQYREGFDLVVSPLVHALSEPNFLEVPPQVPVKRKYLFTFQGERVESLRSSLQEAPPQSFEEEMEGDPPADYDDRIIGTLKAVQDSHLDQVLVEFTCKNPQPSLPTEWALCGEREDRLEVLKASTFGLVIAPGDGQLVASAGCGMRLFEALEVGTIPVVLGDHSRLPYHQFIRWSEAAIIVPKPRVTELHFLLRSLSDNDMLAMRRQGRFLWETYFSTSENVLNTLLASIRTSIQVPAAPIKEEPAHEIPHKAGKLAGTDANLADNGDLDLGPVETEPPYASPRFLRNFTYTAADTYRSWNRAPGPFHLFPHTPLDPVLPSEAKFLGSGTGFRPIGGGTGGSGKEFQAALGGNVPREQFTVVMLTYEREEVLMNSLERLNGLPYLNKVVVVWNSPKPPSDDLLWPDIGLPIVVVRTEKNSLNNRFLPWDAVETEAILSIDDDAHLRHDEIMFGFRVWREARDRIVGFPGRYHAWDVNHQSWLYNSNYSCELSMVLTGAAFFHKYYAYLYSYVMPQAIRDMVDEYINCEDIAMNFLVSHITRKPPIKVTSRWTFRCPGCPQALSHDDSHFHERHKCINFFVKVYGYMPLLYTQFRVDSVLFKTRLPHDKTKCFKFI; translated from the exons ATGCAGCGCGGCGGTGGTGGGTTGGGTGCCGGTGGCCAGCCATGGGTGTTGCGGCGTGTGCGTCTCACCTGGCTCAGTTTCATGCTCTTCTTCATCCTGGTCTTTTTCCCGCTCATCGCCCACTACTACCTCACGACCATCGACGAAGCCGGCGGTCCCGACAAACGCATCTTCCCTCCGCGGCCCGGCGGCGAACTGTGCGAGGCCAAACACGTGCAGGACCTATGCCGAATCCGCGAGTCGGTCAGcgaggagctgctgcagctggaggcCAAGAGGCAGGAGCTCAACGGGGAGATCGCTCGACTCAACCTGCGCATCGAGGCCTGCAAACGCAGCATCGACAGCGCCAAGCAGGATCTGCTGCAGCTTAAGAACGTTATCAGCCAAACGGAGCATTCCTATAAAGAACTAATGGCCCAGAACCAGCCCAAGCTATCGCTACCAGTCAGGCTGCTGCCAGACAAGGAGGACCCAGGACTGCCACCACCCAAGTCTGCACGCTCATGTCGTCTACGCTCCTGCTTCGACTATGCGCGCTGCCCTCTTACCTCTGGGTTTCCTGTGTACGTCTATGACACAGGCTCCTATCAATGGGGGGACCATCTTGACCCCCTGGTGAAGCAGGCTTTTGCAGCATCGGTTAAGAGCAACATTTATATAACTGATAACCCCAGCATTGCCTGTCTGTATTTGGTACTGGTAGGGGAGCTACAGGAGTCCTCCTCCCCTCTGCCACCTCCTTCAGAGCTGGAGAAGCAACTAAAAGCTCTGCCTTACTGGAGATCTGATGGACACAATCACGTACTGGTGCATCTCTCTAGAAAGTCCATGACACAGAACTTCCTCTATAATGTGAGCACAGGACGGGCGGCAGTCGCTCAGTCCACCTTCCTGGAGCAGCAGTACCGCGAGGGCTTCGACTTGGTCGTGTCCCCGCTGGTCCACGCCCTCTCAGAGCCAAACTTTTTGGAGGTGCCCCCTCAAGTTCCTGTAAAGAGGAAATACCTCTTCACCTTCCAGGGCGAGCGGGTGGAGTCGCTGAGGAGCAGCTTACAGGAGGCGCCCCCTCAGTCTTTCGAGGAGGAAATGGAAGGAGACCCACCAGCGGACTACGATGATCGCATCATCGGCACCTTAAAGGCGGTGCAGGACAGCCACTTGGATCAGGTGCTGGTGGAGTTCACCTGCAAGAACCCGCAGCCGAGTTTGCCGACTGAGTGGGCTCTCtgtggagagagggaggaccGGCTGGAGGTCCTCAAGGCTTCTACTTTTGGTTTGGTGATTGCTCCGGGGGATGGACAGCTGGTGGCCTCAGCAGGCTGCGGGATGAGGCTCTTTGAGGCCCTAGAGGTCGGGACCATCCCAGTCGTGTTGGGGGACCACTCGAGACTCCCATATCACCAGTTTATTCGATGGAGCGAAGCTGCCATTATAGTCCCCAAGCCTCGTGTCACAGAGCTACACTTCCTGCTGCGCAGCCTATCAGACAATGACATGTTGGCGATGAGGCGGCAGGGCCGCTTCCTGTGGGAGACTTACTTCTCCACCTCGGAGAATGTTCTGAACACCCTCCTGGCCAGCATCAGAACCAGCATCCAGGTTCCTGCTGCTCCCATCAAAGAAGAACCCGCTCACGAGATTCCCCACAAGGCAGGGAAGCTGGCTGGAACTGACGCCAACCTGGCGGACAACGGGGATCTGGATTTGGGTCCTGTCGAGACGGAGCCCCCATACGCCTCTCCGCGCTTTCTCCGCAACTTCACATACACAGCTGCAGACACCTATAGATCATGGAACCGGGCCCCGGGCCCCTTCCACCTGTTCCCTCACACTCCTCTGGACCCCGTGCTGCCCTCTGAAGCCAAATTCCTCGGCTCAGGTACCGGTTTCAGGCCTATTGGTGGAGGTACGGGAGGCTCGGGGAAGGAGTTTCAGGCAGCTCTAGGGGGGAACGTGCCCCGAGAACAATTCACAGTGGTCATGCTGACTTATGAGAGGGAGGAGGTGCTGATGAACTCTCTGGAGAGGCTGAATGGACTTCCGTACCTCAATAAGGTAGTGGTGGTGTGGAACTCGCCCAAACCTCCCTCAGATGACCTGCTGTGGCCCGACATCGGCCTGCCAATTGTG GTTGTCCGCACAGAAAAGAACAGCCTCAACAACCGCTTCCTTCCCTGGGACGCAGTGGAAACCGAGGCCATCCTGTCGATTGATGATGATGCTCATCTCCGCCACGATGAGATCATGTTCGGGTTCAG AGTGTGGCGGGAGGCCAGAGACCGCATCGTGGGTTTCCCCGGGAGGTACCATGCGTGGGACGTGAACCATCAGTCCTGGCTCTACAACTCCAACTACTCCTGTGAGCTCTCCATGGTCCTGACAGGAGCTGCTTTCTTCCATAAG taCTACGCCTACCTGTACTCCTACGTGATGCCCCAGGCCATCAGGGACATGGTGGACGAGTACATAAACTGCGAGGACATCGCCATGAACTTCCTGGTCTCTCACATCACCCGAAAACCACCCATCAAG GTAACGTCTCGCTGGACTTTCCGCTGCCCCGGCTGCCCCCAGGCCCTTTCACACGACGACTCGCATTTCCACGAACGCCACAAGTGCATCAACTTCTTCGTCAAGGTGTACGGCTACATGCCGCTGCTTTACACGCAGTTCCGCGTGGACTCGGTGCTCTTTAAGACTCGTTTGCCCCACGACAAGACCAAGTGCTTCAAATTCATTTAG